The stretch of DNA CGATTTTGATCACGGTGCTCTCGTTCAACTTTCTGGGTGACGGCCTGCGGGACGCCTTCGATCCCAAGAGCCGTTTGTAAGGCGCAACAATTACCGCAGGTCAGCAGCTTGGGAGGATTTCCCCGCCTGCTGGCCTTCTTTCTGTGCCCCCATTGACGGGCCTCGGCGTTTTCCGGCGCTGGATCGCTTATTCTCCATGCATGATCGTTCTTGGCATTGACCCCGGCTTGGCCAATCTTGGCTTGGGGCTGGTGGAAGGCGACGTGAGGCGGGCCAAACATCTGCACCACGTCTGCCTGACCACCGAAAGCGCCTGGATTATGCCCCGGCGTTTGCAGTACATCCACGAAGAAGTGTCGCGCCTGCTGGCCGAATATCAGCCCGATGCGGTAGCCATTGAAGACCAGATTCTACGCAAGCAGGCCGATGTGTCCTTTAAAGTCGGGCAGGCGTTCGGCGTGGTGCAGTTGGCCTGCGCTCAGGCGGGCGTGCCGGTGCATTCCTACGGCCCCATGCAGGTCAAGAGGTCGTTGGTGGGCACGGGCCGAGCCGAAAAAGAGCAGGTCATCTATATGGTCAAGGCGACGCTGGGTATCCGCGAACTGTTCAACAACCACGCTGCCGACGCGCTGGCGATTGCCCTGACCCATCTGGCCCACGCGCCCATGCAGGCCCGGTCTAGCGCCGCCCTGCTGCGTTCCTAGCAGGAATTGCGCCTACGCTGATGCTGGCTGTTTCGCTCCTCTCATCGGTGGGCGTGACTCTCGCCTGGCTGTATTTTTTTGTACGGCGGGATCGTCATCCGGAGCCGTTGTGGTTGCTGGCCCGCACCTTTGCCTGGGGTATGTTTGCTTGGTTGGTTGCGGCGGCGTTCGGCGTCAGCCTGCAGCGTATCTCGCTGGGAAATGCCACCCTCACGCTGCTGGTTTTGGCACTTCTGACCGCCATTCTGGAAGAAAGCAGCAAGTTTTTGGCCGCCAGCACCGTCGTCAACGAGCGCGACTTTGATGAGCCGATGGACGGGCTGGTGTACGCCGTCACCGCCGCGCTGGGCTTTGCCCTGATGGAAAATATTACCTACGC from Deinococcus sp. QL22 encodes:
- a CDS encoding PrsW family intramembrane metalloprotease; the encoded protein is MLAVSLLSSVGVTLAWLYFFVRRDRHPEPLWLLARTFAWGMFAWLVAAAFGVSLQRISLGNATLTLLVLALLTAILEESSKFLAASTVVNERDFDEPMDGLVYAVTAALGFALMENITYALGFGPRAATWHALITTLAHALFSAPQGYALGGRHWQIGRWWAARGLLLSIALHFLFNSLLSDNGSPYTWPQLLALGGVVVLMVFLARRYYLNFEAHARIHGNTLNPQRPKAD
- the ruvC gene encoding crossover junction endodeoxyribonuclease RuvC, with protein sequence MIVLGIDPGLANLGLGLVEGDVRRAKHLHHVCLTTESAWIMPRRLQYIHEEVSRLLAEYQPDAVAIEDQILRKQADVSFKVGQAFGVVQLACAQAGVPVHSYGPMQVKRSLVGTGRAEKEQVIYMVKATLGIRELFNNHAADALAIALTHLAHAPMQARSSAALLRS